acAGTAGTTGTTTTGCTAGTTtaacatttttactattttcttTCTTCGAAAAATACAACTTCTTCAATCCATAGTTTTTTTCTCCCACGATAgatgtttttttactttttcttgtcTCCTTAAGATCTTACGAACCGTATATTTTTCATCTACATACATTACATCTGAAAACCAAATTGCTCATTCTCCTTTGAAACTCTATTATTCCAATATTCATGGTTATGGAAAGAAAAATTACAGATGACTGTAATACTGGACTAATTTATTTTAAgtcatctttttttaaatttgagtcATGCAATCTTAAACCTTCACAACTGCCTTTCCAGTGTTGGCACCCTTCAACATGTCCATAAAAGCTTGAGGCATGTTTTCGAATCCATTTGTTACCGTTTCTTGGTACTTGAGCTTGCCTTCTCTGATCCACTGCATCAAGCCTGTCAAACCTTCCATCCAACGAGCGCTCCATTTGGTCACAATGAATCCCTCCATTTTGAGTTGTTTGAAAACGACATCCGTCTGTGGATCCAGCACCTTGATCGGCATGGAACTGTAGTTGGAAATGGTCCCACAAGCGGAAATCCGTCCATTCAGATTCATCTGGCGCATCACGGCCTCAGTAATGGTTCCTCCCACATTGTCAAAGTAACAGTCCACTCCTTTCGGTGCTCCTTTCTTGAGTTCTTCTGCCACGTTAGCAGTTTTGTAGTTGATCGTATAATTAAATCCCAGGTCCTTGAGCCAACTACATTTTTCGTCTGATCCGGCAATTCCAATCACCCGGCAGCCtttaattttggcaatttgacCAACGACGCTTCCAACTGCCCCTGCTGCGCCACTGACAACAACCGTTTCGCCCTCCTTGGGAGTACAGAGCTCCAAAAACCCAAAGTACGCCGTATTACCGGGCATTCCGAGAATACCCAAACCCAAACTAAGTGGCAACGAACCGAACTCGGGCAGCAGGTACAAGTCAAAACCACCGTTGTATTTGTCCGGGTTGCAGATAGTATGCGTCCGCCAGCCAAACTCTCCGTACACGATCGACCCACGGGGGTACTTCTCGTTCCGGCTGTCGAACTTGGCCACTTGTCCGCCAATCATCAAAGTTCCTTCCTCGTAGCGGCCCATGTACGGACGCATGTACGGATCGACGCTGAGGAACTCGGCCTGCGCCAGGAACTCCCCATCCTGCAACTCCGGAAGCAACTCCTCCACCAGCCTAAAATTGGCACTCGTCGGTTCACCTTCGAACTTTTTCGCATAAAGCCACTTGCGCGCTTCCATCACCATGCtgagataattttatttttgaatccaaattgaccaaagcACCAGAACGAAGTACAAACTCGACTGACGCTAGAGATTATATGGATGGGACTCTTAAATTAACTCAACGGCTGGCTTTATTTTTTCTCACCTTATGATAACACAGACAAAAAACCTTTAGCTTTACATTTCAAGGATCATTTGATACCATGGAAAATTCGGCCGAATGTGTTGTATCGCAGATATGAAAGAAACATGCGTTCGGATCTACTGGTTGTAgttttacatgacttttgcaTGATACGGTGCATTGAATCAAAAACCAACACCGAACGGCCGATAAGCCGGTAAGCAGCAAGTTTGATTTGATGCGCCAGGAAAATGCTGTTACCGGCCCCATGAACCAGCTGATAGATCAAAACCAGCAATCAACGATAGAAAGGAAATGTAGGTGGAAAGATCAGAGGAAAACAAAGGTTTggagtacacagcaaaaattatttcctgtaaaattacgcaaataacctgtaacaaaaaggagcaggagatttaccgtaattttacaggtcgaaaaacaaattacgtgacatttaatttttagtgtacaacttttttacagaacatttgctgaaataataaattaatcttcgtttactttcaaggaaaaaaaaataaaattacaggttttgtcattacaggttgatttattttaaaggttgcagttttcagtgacacgtaatagtcaaaatttttttctgtgtaggcaGCTTAGATTAGTgagcgatcttgagacgttaGTTAAATATTggcagattgcccggttttatccgagttgTCCCACATATTTATTACAAAAGTTGGAAGAAGTCCGATCCGGCCCGGTagtccggatttcattgaaaaaagaactggttttgcccggatttatttactttatttgcaaaataataCACCAACAAACATAACAAATTGTTGGGTAAAAAGTATTTATTTATgcgttcaaatcaaaatttttggagcaagttttagaaaaataaatataaaagtttttggaagctttaaatacaatttaaaatcttctgGTGAAAGTTCTTGAAAAAGattctgtttttaatttttcttcttgatttttgtttggattttaacaaaatttgcccggatattgcccacaTTTTTGGGTAACAATTtcggaatcaaatgcccggattctgctaggtttttagataaaattgattgattatTACAAGTCCAaagtctgtcttgtctgtctgtctgtctgtctgtctgtctgtctgtcaaatttacagggttgctagcgaaccgagaaaaccgggaatatcgggaaaaactttggaatttcattgcGTCACCgcgaaaccgggaaaaaacctggaatttcggcacctcaccggaaaaattgtcatgtttgaaatgtttccacggaattccaaaaatatttttaaataatttgtaaatttaagtgtagtttttgatttttctcataaacgctttttttcgttcattattaaacaaacgaagtttgaaTCGCTTTGTTAACTAAATGTGAGCAATATGTAATATCTTATTTTTTCGTTCGtcgcaagtgtgctacacttccAAGCATAACACAAGTGTTATAGATTTAATAttgaaactattatcgacaaaactaatCACAAAACTAACTACAGTCAAACGTCGAAGTGAAAGTATAGAAAGTATAACAACATACAAATGCATTAAAGTGATCtagaaatgcaactattcaatgtgtatttgataaaaatccactAGAGTGAGTTTCAATATGGAACTGTGGATATTCTCTTTGGTAATATCCTTTCGGTACCAAAACATCAATACAAAACaggtattttttctaatttccttGGTCTATTCAGGAAAACGACTGTAGCAACTCTAGCTTATAGAAGGTTTACACTCTCAATAAAAAAGGTTTTGTGCTTCAAAATGCTTGGTATATATCATATACCAAGACCCTTATAGAAGTCTCACTCATCCAGGTCAACTGTACCAGTTTTAGTATTCGACGTCAAATGATTCAGagtttgatataaaaatttcattaaattatgttatgcaaaaagcaaattatttggcagcgtgagacgtttttaagcagagttacacctcttttcacaaggaaaaaaaatggtttttcaatgTTGTGTTGTGTATTTCATTTGAATTGGCCTGAAGAACGAAGCATTATATCTCAAGTGTTTAGTTTTTAATGCTTCCTACGTTAAACATTTGCTTAAAGTTTCCTACTCTGGAATATAtgtcttatgtaaaaattgtgtcGGAAAAAGCTCGTCTCGAAAccttacccaagtaaccaaaagttccatagaatggtctcttagaagcttactcagccctgatTGAAGGCTTTATAGCGTTCTACTcagctgaaattttaagttcttattgatactttcaagttccataaacaaagctgagtagaaggctactcagcttcaaatgaaactttgaaaaaaaaaatcttgcaaaaataaaGCGTTACTTTTTCACTTTGAATTCGGATCTGCTTTAATCTTTATTActatttatatttgtttctattttcaacaattttaaacttacttgaaaaattttcctgcatggagatttgaacctgaacctgTGGAATGAAAGCTGAGCACGTTACCTTTGAACCATGGCTGTTTTCTGATTCAATTGTATTTAAAACatctatttgaaataatttacggGTTATCCTTTTATAAGTAGGCGCGATGAAAAATAGTAaacaatcagcttcaaaaagtATAAACAGAAGTTGTGAAACGAGGACTGCCGTACGAAATAAATTATCCTTGCCTCAATTTTGCTGACCATGAATAGATAATATCCGTGTAAGTCGTATCCacatttaaatttgaacgtTAGTGCACGAACTGAATTCTTTTTTGTAGCATATGTATCTCAATTTGTttctagtttttatattttcctaaattaaaacacatttcatgtACATTTTAGATTGGCTGAaaccaaagaaaacaaaattgaagaaaattatcaatttttacggcaaatcctcgCATTCAACGTTGGAATAATGATGAGCTCAATCGACCCACATTTCCTAAGTGTCCATCAATGAACTTCCCGTCGAAATAATCTGCCTTTGATGTTTGTTGGAATGTACTAGGTGCTGGATGTGTCGTTAATGTTGCTGTGAGAGTTACTTTCATTGAAAAGAGAAACAAGAAGATTCGGAATTACTATGTTTCTACTAATGCGAAATcgtaaaaactatgaaatgtaGTCTGATAGTGAATATTCATATGTAATTAACTTAATAATATACAATCGCTGATAAATATGCATTTCccaaataatttttactttatttatgttttttcctCCACCCATTTTTGTCCAATTCACCATCGAAGTAGGGATAATGCaacttttttgggaaaacttatGAGCATGATAGATCGAACTGTCACCAATTAAGAATGTTCCAAAACTAAAGAGTTTGTGTTTGACAACTCTGGTTCAAGGAAAGCTGGTGCTGAAATTTGACTTTGAATTAGTAAAATAttctcataatattttttttttctcattccattttgttccaataaCGCGACGGTAATAAAGCAAACcattctttcttattttttgtaaataatccatttttgttcacaaattgagaatgctttcgaaaatttttttaagagaatgtaaacaaaccatttgaaaaattttaacacaaCTCAATTCGCATTGAAGTTCCGCAtagaaccaaaaagttcgtaagaagttccgcaaggaaccaaaaagttcgtaagaagttccgcATGGAATCAAATAGTTCGcaagaagttcgtaacgaagcacgataagcCGAGTTGATATCCGAACTTTTTAAGGTACTTAGAACGCACAAATATGTTGtatgctacttgtttagactttttatgttcgttcagaagtccaaatgaagcacttaaggaaaacggattttatttctctcgagtaccttttactcagcGAAATGTGAACTTTAAACGTACAAGATTAAGTAGCTATGTGACTTTACGTTACTTGGGTTATGTCCTTACGCtcctacaaaaaatattttacattcaAAAGATTAAAGTTAAGCTTTGCCTTATccacgattttctatattttaacgAATCTATAGTCAAATGACTAAGTCTctactaaagttattcattgttttgtattgaaaaaataaacaattttttctaaaacatgtctttggatttgtacaagaaaatataactgcattcagcaaataac
This sequence is a window from Uranotaenia lowii strain MFRU-FL chromosome 3, ASM2978415v1, whole genome shotgun sequence. Protein-coding genes within it:
- the LOC129756143 gene encoding prostaglandin reductase 1-like, producing the protein MEARKWLYAKKFEGEPTSANFRLVEELLPELQDGEFLAQAEFLSVDPYMRPYMGRYEEGTLMIGGQVAKFDSRNEKYPRGSIVYGEFGWRTHTICNPDKYNGGFDLYLLPEFGSLPLSLGLGILGMPGNTAYFGFLELCTPKEGETVVVSGAAGAVGSVVGQIAKIKGCRVIGIAGSDEKCSWLKDLGFNYTINYKTANVAEELKKGAPKGVDCYFDNVGGTITEAVMRQMNLNGRISACGTISNYSSMPIKVLDPQTDVVFKQLKMEGFIVTKWSARWMEGLTGLMQWIREGKLKYQETVTNGFENMPQAFMDMLKGANTGKAVVKV